In one Candidatus Planktophila vernalis genomic region, the following are encoded:
- a CDS encoding protein kinase domain-containing protein: MINSLFGDRYKLGEMIGTGGMADVYVAEDTRLARQVAIKVLRSDLARDPSFVARFRKEALAAAGLNHPGIVAVYDSGEEPAPYIVMELVSGHTLRDLIHNGERVPLKRALEIGEGILAALEYSHERGIVHRDIKPANIMITDHGDVKVMDFGIARALADLGATLTSTWNIVGTAQYLSPEQALGEVADLRSDIYSTGCLLYEVLTGKPPFTGDTPVSIAYQHVSGVLVAPSKIQPELPEGVDVILSVALAKKPEDRYQSAGLMLDDLFKVGTGQALTTTIPKVKISRRKVLVGALSSILAITVIAAGLFVTRPAADTNNLPQIPNVVGLTQVDAQALLKDYVVTIQRAHDGRIPIDRVASQIPLATTRAQKGSGVVLTISDGPGDAIVPADLVGMSLIDARGALSAVGLLVSRTEAVPSDEALGTVLKVTPEPGSTITAGSGVVLQIASGQVVVPALIGVDAIQARTLLVQAGFLVNAIDAYDANQPIGVVIRQAPDAGTTQTIGKSVTITVNKAP, encoded by the coding sequence ATGATTAACTCGCTCTTTGGTGATCGCTACAAGCTTGGCGAAATGATTGGCACTGGCGGTATGGCTGATGTCTATGTTGCCGAAGACACTCGACTTGCTCGCCAAGTTGCAATTAAAGTTTTGCGAAGTGATTTAGCGCGCGATCCTTCTTTTGTTGCCCGCTTTAGAAAAGAAGCGCTGGCTGCTGCTGGTTTAAATCACCCTGGAATTGTTGCGGTCTATGACTCAGGTGAAGAACCTGCCCCATACATAGTGATGGAGTTAGTCTCTGGCCACACTTTGCGCGACCTGATTCATAACGGTGAGCGTGTTCCACTTAAGCGCGCACTCGAAATCGGTGAAGGAATTTTGGCTGCTCTTGAATATTCTCATGAGCGCGGAATTGTTCACCGAGATATAAAGCCTGCCAACATCATGATTACCGATCATGGCGATGTGAAGGTGATGGATTTTGGTATTGCTCGTGCACTTGCAGATCTTGGTGCAACACTAACAAGCACGTGGAACATTGTTGGTACCGCTCAATACCTTTCCCCTGAGCAAGCTCTGGGTGAGGTTGCAGATTTGCGCAGTGATATTTATTCAACTGGATGTTTGCTCTATGAAGTATTAACTGGCAAGCCACCATTTACTGGTGACACTCCTGTTTCAATCGCCTACCAACATGTTTCGGGAGTTCTTGTTGCACCTAGCAAGATCCAACCGGAACTACCTGAAGGTGTTGATGTCATTCTCTCTGTGGCACTTGCTAAGAAACCTGAAGATCGTTATCAATCAGCAGGATTGATGCTCGATGATTTATTCAAGGTGGGAACTGGGCAAGCCTTAACTACAACTATTCCTAAAGTTAAAATCTCACGCCGTAAAGTATTAGTGGGGGCTTTAAGTTCAATCCTTGCAATTACAGTTATTGCCGCTGGGTTATTTGTAACTCGCCCAGCTGCGGATACTAATAATCTGCCTCAAATCCCTAACGTTGTGGGGTTGACTCAAGTTGATGCCCAGGCTCTTTTGAAAGATTATGTTGTAACAATCCAGCGTGCGCACGATGGACGCATTCCTATTGATCGAGTTGCTAGCCAAATACCTCTGGCAACAACACGTGCACAAAAGGGCTCTGGGGTTGTTTTAACAATCTCAGATGGGCCGGGAGATGCGATTGTTCCTGCAGATTTAGTAGGTATGTCTCTCATTGATGCACGCGGAGCACTCAGTGCTGTTGGTTTACTTGTCTCTCGCACAGAAGCAGTTCCATCTGATGAAGCACTTGGAACAGTTTTAAAAGTTACTCCTGAGCCTGGTTCAACTATTACTGCAGGTAGTGGAGTTGTATTACAAATTGCTAGTGGTCAGGTTGTTGTTCCAGCGTTGATCGGAGTTGATGCAATTCAAGCTAGAACTCTGCTTGTTCAAGCCGGATTCTTAGTCAATGCCATTGATGCATACGATGCAAACCAACCTATTGGTGTTGTTATTAGACAAGCACCTGATGCTGGAACTACACAAACCATTGGTAAATCAGTAACCATTACGGTTAATAAAGCACCTTAA
- a CDS encoding PP2C family protein-serine/threonine phosphatase has translation MSAIYFQSSARSADGLQRSGNEDSAFVSGRLIAVADGMGGHAGGEVASKIAIKALQKLSPVLTSSEIDSDSVEDLLLNSLFTIDSQIGEYAEEAIEVRGMGTTLTALLVVDSNIALLHVGDSRCYRLRGNTLEQLSNDHTVIQELLDQGAISQSDVADHPQRSVLTQALMGQGTVTPVLQIYEVKEKDRYLLCSDGLSSVLTEKEIKSLLKKSDRSDALKALIDATYINGAPDNVTVIVADITGEEVTTNEVLGAAQ, from the coding sequence ATGAGCGCTATTTACTTCCAGAGCAGTGCGCGCTCGGCTGACGGTTTACAGCGCAGTGGAAATGAAGATTCTGCTTTTGTTTCTGGTCGCCTGATTGCAGTTGCTGATGGAATGGGCGGACATGCTGGTGGTGAAGTTGCATCAAAGATTGCAATTAAAGCTCTGCAAAAACTTAGCCCCGTACTTACAAGTTCAGAGATTGATTCTGATTCTGTAGAAGATCTACTTCTTAACTCACTTTTCACAATTGATTCCCAGATTGGTGAATACGCAGAAGAGGCAATTGAAGTGCGCGGGATGGGAACAACCTTGACTGCGCTATTAGTTGTTGATTCAAACATCGCGCTGTTACACGTGGGAGATTCTCGTTGCTATCGCTTGCGCGGTAATACATTGGAACAATTGAGCAATGACCACACAGTGATTCAAGAGCTTCTGGATCAAGGTGCTATTTCACAATCTGATGTTGCCGATCACCCACAGCGCTCTGTTTTAACACAAGCGCTCATGGGTCAGGGCACAGTAACTCCCGTTTTACAGATCTATGAAGTGAAAGAGAAAGATCGATATCTCTTGTGTAGTGATGGTTTATCCAGTGTTTTAACTGAGAAAGAGATTAAATCCTTATTAAAGAAATCTGATAGATCTGATGCTCTCAAAGCCCTCATTGATGCTACTTATATAAATGGTGCACCAGATAACGTCACTGTTATTGTTGCCGATATAACCGGTGAAGAAGTAACAACCAATGAAGTTTTAGGAGCGGCGCAATGA
- a CDS encoding glycerophosphodiester phosphodiesterase, whose product MKIYAHRGASIDFPEMTMDAYKAAVDQGADGMECDVRLTKDNQMLLWHDADMKRTAGYAGRIAEMTYPQIKQHYPQAMLLEELLELARDNDMELAIETKHPVPQGSLVEKKVLELLEQEELETDIVLMSFSWLAIENIRKINPQQKTVALLEDKFNFLMQRFTSAPILGPSVEYLRSNPEMTHAIKPLYVWTVDDADDMRFCLENGVEVLITNNPSYARKVLGYH is encoded by the coding sequence ATGAAAATATATGCCCACCGCGGAGCTTCTATAGATTTCCCAGAGATGACCATGGATGCATATAAAGCTGCCGTTGATCAAGGCGCTGATGGCATGGAGTGCGACGTCCGCCTGACAAAAGATAACCAGATGTTGTTATGGCATGACGCTGATATGAAGCGCACCGCTGGATATGCAGGTCGCATTGCCGAGATGACGTACCCTCAAATTAAGCAGCATTACCCACAAGCAATGTTGCTCGAAGAATTACTAGAACTTGCTCGAGATAACGATATGGAACTTGCGATTGAAACCAAACATCCAGTTCCGCAAGGAAGTTTGGTTGAAAAGAAAGTTTTAGAACTACTAGAACAAGAAGAGTTAGAAACAGATATTGTCTTAATGTCATTTTCTTGGCTAGCAATTGAAAATATTCGAAAGATCAACCCACAACAAAAGACCGTGGCCCTTTTGGAAGATAAATTCAATTTTTTGATGCAACGATTTACATCTGCACCGATTCTTGGTCCAAGCGTGGAGTATCTACGCTCAAATCCAGAGATGACCCATGCAATCAAGCCTTTATATGTCTGGACCGTTGATGATGCTGACGATATGCGCTTCTGCTTAGAAAATGGTGTTGAGGTCCTCATTACAAATAACCCGTCATATGCACGCAAGGTGCTCGGGTATCATTAG
- the pheA gene encoding prephenate dehydratase, with product MSTYAYLGPKGTFTEAALKKITSSNDSLIPYANVTAALDAVRVGKAHFALVPIENSVEGVVARTLDELATGTPLSIVGEVTLPVSFALMSKRDTVDIRRIATHPHAEAQCRAYIAKNYPDAELISTASTAAAAEAIGRGEFDAAIAAPVAAAHYGLTVIADNIGDIVGAITRFVLVSKPATPPKATGFDRTSLAVFIGIDHAGALLDILTEFAKRDVNLTFIQSRPTGLELGHYHFIIDAEGHVNDAPVKETVEALRAICEDIRFLGSYPREKAGK from the coding sequence GTGAGCACATACGCGTATTTAGGTCCAAAAGGAACATTCACCGAAGCTGCTCTTAAAAAGATCACTTCTTCAAATGATTCCCTCATCCCGTATGCAAATGTGACGGCAGCACTAGATGCGGTGCGAGTTGGTAAAGCGCACTTTGCGCTAGTGCCCATTGAGAACTCTGTTGAAGGTGTTGTTGCAAGAACCCTGGATGAATTAGCAACAGGAACACCACTTTCTATCGTTGGTGAAGTTACTTTGCCGGTTTCTTTTGCATTAATGTCTAAGCGCGACACAGTTGATATCCGCCGCATTGCTACACACCCACATGCAGAAGCCCAATGCCGTGCATATATTGCTAAGAATTATCCAGATGCAGAATTAATCTCAACTGCATCCACTGCAGCAGCAGCTGAAGCTATTGGCCGCGGAGAATTTGATGCAGCTATTGCAGCTCCAGTTGCAGCAGCACATTACGGACTCACGGTTATTGCAGACAACATCGGAGACATCGTTGGCGCAATCACACGATTTGTTTTGGTCTCAAAGCCAGCAACACCACCGAAGGCAACTGGCTTTGATCGCACATCGCTAGCCGTCTTTATTGGTATTGATCACGCTGGCGCCTTGCTCGATATCTTGACTGAGTTCGCTAAGCGCGACGTTAACTTAACTTTTATTCAGTCACGTCCAACAGGTCTAGAACTTGGCCATTACCATTTCATTATTGATGCCGAGGGCCACGTTAACGATGCTCCAGTAAAGGAGACAGTAGAAGCGTTGCGAGCAATCTGTGAAGATATTCGCTTCCTAGGTTCATATCCACGAGAAAAGGCCGGTAAATGA
- the serS gene encoding serine--tRNA ligase: MIDVKFIRENPDAVRASQTGRGEDASIVDQIIASDELRRVAIEKFEKLRAEQNVLSKSVGAAKGDEKAALLENAKELATAVKEADSKRAEAEEHTKALVMQLSNVLDPGAPIGGEADFKVLEHVGTPRKFDFEPKDHVELGKLLGAIDTERGAKVAGSRSYYLTGSGALLEFALVNYAISMAVKAGFVPVIPPVLVNPAAMEGTGFLGQAAENVYRIEKDDVYLVGTSEVPLAAMHMDEVLNGDKLPMRYAGYSSCFRREAGTYGKDTRGIIRVHQFDKVEMFSFCHPDQAKEEHARILQWEKDFLNAMEIPYRVIDVASGDLGSSANRKFDCEAWIPTQDAYREVTSTSNCTEFQARRLNIRYKDADGTKAVATLNGTLVAIPRMIVAILENHQNADGTVNIPKALQPFLGKERFELV, translated from the coding sequence ATGATCGACGTTAAATTCATTCGCGAGAACCCAGATGCAGTTCGTGCATCACAAACGGGTCGCGGTGAAGATGCATCAATTGTTGATCAAATAATTGCATCAGATGAACTACGCCGTGTTGCAATCGAAAAGTTTGAAAAACTACGCGCAGAACAAAACGTTTTATCTAAATCAGTAGGCGCGGCTAAAGGTGATGAAAAGGCTGCTCTGCTTGAAAACGCTAAAGAGTTGGCTACTGCTGTAAAAGAGGCTGATAGCAAGCGCGCAGAGGCAGAAGAGCACACGAAGGCGTTAGTAATGCAATTATCTAACGTTCTTGATCCTGGCGCACCTATTGGCGGAGAAGCAGATTTTAAAGTTCTAGAACATGTTGGCACACCACGTAAGTTTGATTTTGAACCAAAAGATCACGTTGAGCTAGGAAAACTTCTAGGTGCAATTGACACAGAGCGTGGTGCAAAGGTTGCGGGCTCTCGTTCCTATTACTTAACTGGTTCTGGTGCACTTCTAGAGTTTGCACTCGTTAACTACGCAATCTCTATGGCAGTTAAAGCCGGATTCGTTCCTGTTATTCCACCAGTACTTGTTAATCCAGCTGCAATGGAAGGCACAGGATTTCTAGGACAAGCTGCTGAGAATGTTTACAGAATTGAAAAAGATGATGTGTATTTAGTGGGAACTTCTGAAGTTCCACTTGCTGCAATGCATATGGATGAAGTTCTTAACGGAGACAAACTTCCAATGCGCTATGCCGGCTACTCTTCCTGTTTTCGCCGTGAAGCTGGAACGTATGGAAAAGATACTCGCGGAATTATTCGCGTTCACCAGTTTGATAAAGTCGAAATGTTCTCTTTCTGCCATCCAGATCAAGCTAAGGAAGAGCATGCACGTATTTTGCAGTGGGAGAAAGACTTCCTTAATGCAATGGAGATTCCTTACCGCGTTATTGATGTGGCATCAGGAGATCTTGGTTCAAGTGCCAACCGTAAATTCGACTGCGAAGCATGGATTCCTACCCAAGATGCCTACCGCGAAGTCACCAGTACTTCTAACTGCACAGAGTTCCAGGCTCGTCGCCTGAATATCCGTTACAAAGATGCTGATGGCACAAAGGCTGTTGCAACATTGAATGGAACATTAGTTGCCATTCCACGCATGATTGTTGCGATTCTAGAGAACCATCAAAACGCAGATGGAACTGTCAATATTCCAAAGGCGCTACAACCATTTCTTGGTAAAGAACGATTTGAGTTGGTGTGA
- a CDS encoding HAD family hydrolase, producing MSKRPKLIATDLDGTIVHHNGTITQRTIDAFTRARDLGVHIYFVTGRPPRWMNEIRETFSFGEAICGNGAMLYDLQKREVTEEWMISKEDQMEIARRMRKAIPQISFAIETHDYYHREKAYVPRWDVGLDNVGVDKIEDATKGPVFKMLARCSGGELTSDEMLEIALRELDGLVTVTHSNARESLLEISALGISKGTTLAKVAGRLGIDAADCVSFGDNPNDFPMLAWCGRSYAMADGHPDGIKYAKDVAPSHDIDGVAIVIEKLLDLPA from the coding sequence GTGAGTAAGCGCCCCAAACTTATTGCGACAGATTTAGACGGCACAATCGTTCACCACAATGGAACAATCACACAACGCACCATTGATGCTTTCACACGAGCGCGTGATCTCGGCGTTCATATTTATTTTGTAACCGGTCGCCCGCCGCGCTGGATGAATGAAATTAGAGAAACATTTAGTTTCGGCGAAGCAATTTGTGGCAATGGGGCAATGCTCTATGACTTACAAAAGCGTGAAGTGACTGAAGAGTGGATGATCTCAAAAGAAGATCAAATGGAAATTGCACGAAGAATGCGTAAGGCAATTCCGCAAATTTCTTTTGCAATTGAAACCCATGATTACTACCACCGCGAAAAAGCATATGTTCCTAGGTGGGATGTTGGTTTAGATAACGTTGGCGTGGATAAAATTGAAGATGCAACAAAAGGGCCAGTTTTTAAAATGTTAGCCCGTTGCAGTGGTGGCGAACTTACTTCGGATGAAATGCTCGAAATAGCACTTCGCGAACTAGATGGTTTAGTCACCGTGACACATTCAAATGCACGAGAGTCATTACTTGAGATTTCAGCGCTCGGAATATCAAAAGGAACAACACTTGCAAAAGTTGCTGGACGCCTTGGTATCGATGCCGCTGATTGTGTTTCATTTGGAGATAACCCAAATGACTTTCCAATGCTGGCCTGGTGTGGTCGCTCATATGCAATGGCCGATGGACACCCAGATGGAATCAAATATGCAAAAGATGTAGCTCCATCACATGACATCGATGGCGTGGCAATAGTTATTGAGAAGTTGTTAGATCTGCCCGCTTAA
- a CDS encoding fumarate reductase/succinate dehydrogenase flavoprotein subunit, translating into MTLERHKYDVLVIGAGGAGLRAAVEAREAGLRVAIICKSLFGKAHTVMAEGGAAASMGNVNDKDSWMVHFRDTMRGGKFLSHFRMAELHAKEAPDRIWELETWGALFDRTKEGKISQRNFGGHEYPRLAHVGDRTGLELIRTMQQKIVQLQQKDGRETGDMESGIKVFAELTITDILKENGKISGAYGYWRESGEEVLFEAPAVVIATGGVGKTFKITSNSWEGTGDGHALALKAGANLVDMEFLQFHPTGMVWPPSVRGILVTESVRGEGGVLTNNLGERFMFKYIPDVFKDKYADNEAEADRWYEDQDNNRRPPELLPRDEVARAINTEVKSGRGTEHGGVFLDVSKRIPAETIKKRLPSMWHQFYELAGVDITKEAMEVGPTCHYVMGGVEVEPDTAAAVGVPGLFAAGEVAGGMHGSNRLGGNSLTDLLVFGRRAGMGAVAYVKSNGANPVSEGAITAAAKKIQAPFDREGGENSYSLHAELQEITHNLVGIIRTRSELAEAIEKIAAIRARSANVSVSGGRKFNPGFHLAFDLDNMLLVAESTAKSAINREESRGGHTRDDFPTMNEKWRQKNNISSFDGTKVNVREQALPAIPKELFDLFDIHELEKYMTPEEIAKGGSN; encoded by the coding sequence ATGACACTAGAGCGCCATAAGTACGATGTCCTTGTTATTGGAGCAGGTGGTGCTGGTTTGCGCGCTGCCGTTGAAGCAAGAGAGGCAGGATTGCGCGTTGCAATCATCTGTAAATCACTATTTGGTAAGGCCCACACGGTTATGGCCGAAGGTGGCGCGGCTGCATCAATGGGAAACGTCAACGATAAAGATAGTTGGATGGTCCACTTTCGCGACACCATGCGCGGTGGAAAATTCCTAAGCCATTTCCGTATGGCAGAGCTGCATGCAAAGGAAGCGCCAGATCGTATTTGGGAGCTTGAAACATGGGGCGCTCTCTTTGATCGCACTAAAGAAGGAAAGATTTCACAACGTAACTTTGGTGGACATGAATACCCACGCCTTGCTCACGTTGGTGATCGAACAGGTCTAGAACTTATTCGCACCATGCAGCAAAAGATTGTTCAACTGCAGCAAAAAGATGGTCGCGAAACTGGCGATATGGAAAGTGGAATTAAGGTTTTCGCTGAACTCACTATCACTGACATTCTAAAAGAAAACGGAAAGATCTCCGGTGCTTACGGGTACTGGCGTGAATCTGGTGAAGAAGTTTTATTTGAAGCACCTGCAGTTGTCATTGCAACAGGTGGTGTTGGAAAAACTTTCAAGATTACTTCTAATTCATGGGAAGGTACTGGCGATGGACATGCACTTGCATTAAAAGCTGGTGCAAACCTTGTTGACATGGAGTTCTTACAGTTCCACCCAACTGGAATGGTGTGGCCACCATCTGTTCGCGGAATCTTGGTTACCGAATCTGTTCGCGGTGAAGGTGGAGTTCTTACAAATAATCTTGGTGAGCGATTTATGTTCAAATACATTCCAGATGTGTTTAAAGATAAATATGCTGACAATGAAGCAGAAGCAGATCGTTGGTATGAAGATCAGGACAACAACCGCCGTCCACCAGAGCTTTTACCTCGTGATGAAGTGGCTCGCGCAATTAACACCGAAGTTAAATCAGGTCGCGGCACAGAACACGGCGGAGTTTTCCTAGATGTTTCAAAGCGCATCCCTGCAGAGACAATTAAGAAGCGTCTGCCATCAATGTGGCACCAGTTCTATGAACTAGCTGGCGTGGACATTACAAAAGAGGCGATGGAAGTTGGCCCAACATGTCACTATGTCATGGGTGGCGTTGAAGTAGAACCAGATACTGCAGCAGCAGTTGGCGTTCCAGGGCTATTTGCAGCTGGCGAAGTAGCTGGTGGAATGCACGGTTCAAATCGTTTGGGTGGAAACTCATTAACAGATCTATTGGTATTTGGTCGTCGTGCTGGAATGGGCGCTGTTGCCTATGTTAAGAGCAATGGCGCAAATCCAGTCAGTGAAGGCGCAATTACGGCCGCTGCTAAGAAAATCCAAGCACCATTTGATCGCGAAGGTGGAGAAAACTCCTACTCTTTGCACGCAGAACTACAGGAAATCACTCACAACCTTGTTGGAATTATTCGCACCAGGTCTGAGTTAGCTGAAGCAATTGAAAAGATTGCAGCGATTAGAGCACGCAGTGCAAATGTTTCTGTAAGTGGTGGACGTAAGTTCAACCCGGGATTCCACTTAGCTTTTGACTTAGACAACATGTTGTTAGTTGCTGAATCAACTGCAAAATCTGCGATTAATCGAGAAGAATCTCGCGGTGGTCACACACGTGATGACTTCCCAACTATGAATGAAAAGTGGCGTCAAAAAAATAATATTTCCTCTTTTGATGGAACAAAAGTAAATGTTCGCGAGCAGGCTCTGCCAGCGATTCCAAAGGAACTCTTTGACCTCTTCGACATTCACGAGTTGGAGAAATACATGACACCGGAAGAAATTGCGAAAGGCGGTTCCAACTAA
- a CDS encoding succinate dehydrogenase/fumarate reductase iron-sulfur subunit gives MARNIKLRIWRGDSTDGGLKDVVVEANEGEVVLDVIHRVQATQMGDLAVRWNCKAGKCGSCSMEINGKPRLACMTQVASFGEEETITVTPLRAFPIIKDLVTDVSFNYKKAMEVPAYEHPKDLAPGQARMEQIDVERSQEFRKCIECFLCQDVCHVVRDHEENKKSFAGPRFFIRIAELDMHPLDMLKNRKKSAQEEHGLGMCNITKCCTEVCPEHIKITDNAIIPMKERVVDIKYDPARWLGSKIRRREGL, from the coding sequence ATGGCGCGCAATATCAAACTTCGCATCTGGCGTGGAGATTCAACTGACGGTGGCCTTAAAGATGTTGTCGTAGAGGCTAACGAGGGCGAAGTTGTTCTCGACGTCATTCACCGTGTTCAAGCAACACAGATGGGCGATTTGGCTGTTCGCTGGAACTGCAAAGCCGGTAAATGTGGATCTTGTTCCATGGAGATCAACGGAAAGCCCCGTCTTGCATGCATGACACAGGTTGCATCATTTGGTGAAGAAGAGACAATCACAGTCACACCACTTCGAGCATTTCCAATCATTAAAGACTTAGTAACAGATGTTTCCTTTAACTACAAAAAAGCAATGGAAGTTCCTGCTTATGAGCATCCAAAAGATTTAGCACCAGGGCAAGCTCGTATGGAACAGATCGATGTTGAGCGAAGCCAGGAGTTCCGTAAGTGCATCGAATGCTTCCTTTGCCAAGATGTATGTCATGTTGTGCGCGATCACGAAGAGAATAAGAAGTCTTTTGCCGGGCCTCGTTTCTTCATTCGCATCGCAGAACTAGATATGCACCCACTTGATATGTTGAAGAACCGTAAAAAGAGCGCTCAAGAAGAGCATGGTCTTGGAATGTGTAACATCACTAAGTGCTGTACTGAGGTATGTCCTGAACACATCAAGATCACCGATAACGCAATTATCCCGATGAAGGAGCGCGTTGTGGACATTAAATATGATCCTGCACGCTGGCTAGGTTCCAAGATTCGCAGGCGCGAGGGTCTTTAA
- a CDS encoding phage holin family protein — protein MKLLRSWAALALSFWVATALIPGIDVLGGFTTYLWVALLFGLLNATLGSLLKLLTLPAVILTLGLFLVVVNAAILMLLADWSESLDVTNFWSAVLAALVISVVTRLVSGVAKKALPH, from the coding sequence ATGAAACTTCTTCGCAGTTGGGCCGCGCTAGCTTTATCGTTCTGGGTTGCAACAGCATTGATTCCTGGAATTGATGTTCTAGGAGGATTTACGACATATCTCTGGGTCGCACTTCTCTTTGGTTTGCTCAATGCAACACTTGGAAGTCTGCTTAAGCTTTTAACGCTACCTGCAGTGATCCTGACTCTTGGACTCTTCCTTGTCGTTGTTAATGCAGCGATATTGATGTTACTTGCTGACTGGAGTGAGAGTTTAGATGTCACAAACTTCTGGTCTGCAGTACTTGCAGCCTTAGTTATTAGCGTAGTTACACGCCTTGTTTCAGGTGTTGCTAAGAAAGCTCTGCCACACTGA
- a CDS encoding FluC/FEX family fluoride channel — protein sequence MKSLALVSLGGVLGSLVRYWLGIELSDGRSATLTANLIGVGLATFLLVYTQRRGSENLRHFLLPGFCGGLTTFSAVAALTLEPSEGGQLFLFHNVIFSMFIILLVLPIARKVIAVRP from the coding sequence CTGAAATCGCTAGCCCTAGTCTCACTAGGCGGTGTTTTAGGATCTCTAGTTCGCTACTGGCTGGGTATTGAACTAAGTGATGGGCGCAGCGCAACGCTGACTGCCAATTTAATTGGTGTTGGCCTTGCTACTTTCTTACTTGTTTACACACAACGACGCGGAAGTGAAAACTTACGACATTTCTTACTTCCAGGCTTTTGCGGTGGGCTCACAACTTTTTCAGCAGTAGCGGCCTTAACACTTGAGCCAAGCGAAGGCGGACAGCTTTTTCTCTTTCACAATGTGATTTTTTCAATGTTCATCATTCTTCTAGTTCTACCTATTGCTAGAAAAGTGATTGCGGTGCGCCCATGA
- a CDS encoding fluoride efflux transporter FluC, whose protein sequence is MRTLLVILGAAIGAPARFAIDQYFRKFTNKPYGIFVVNVVGSFVFGLTINSAQNTYALFAIGFAGAFTTWSTFMLDFFLAYEQKKYKDAAINLGASIVFGLLAASLGMSLT, encoded by the coding sequence ATGAGAACTCTTCTTGTCATTCTCGGCGCAGCAATCGGTGCACCTGCACGCTTTGCTATAGATCAATACTTTCGAAAGTTCACTAATAAGCCTTACGGAATCTTTGTTGTTAACGTTGTGGGCTCTTTTGTATTTGGTCTAACAATTAATAGCGCCCAAAACACTTACGCCCTCTTTGCAATTGGTTTTGCAGGTGCCTTCACAACGTGGTCAACATTTATGCTGGACTTCTTTTTAGCCTATGAACAAAAAAAATATAAGGACGCAGCGATTAACTTAGGCGCATCCATTGTCTTTGGTCTACTTGCTGCATCCCTAGGTATGTCTTTAACGTAG